The following coding sequences lie in one Equus przewalskii isolate Varuska chromosome 25, EquPr2, whole genome shotgun sequence genomic window:
- the PSMC1 gene encoding 26S proteasome regulatory subunit 4 isoform X1 gives MGQSQSGGHGPGGGKKDDKDKKKKYEPPVPTRVGKKKKKTKGPDAASKLPLVTPHTQCRLKLLKLERIKDYLLMEEEFIRNQEQMKPLEEKQEEERSKVDDLRGTPMSVGTLEEIIDDNHAIVSTSVGSEHYVSILSFVDKDLLEPGCSVLLNHKVHAVIGVLMDDTDPLVTVMKVEKAPQETYADIGGLDNQIQEIKESVELPLTHPEYYEEMGIKPPKGVILYGPPGTGKTLLAKAVANQTSATFLRVVGSELIQKYLGDGPKLVRELFRVAEEHAPSIVFIDEIDAIGTKRYDSNSGGEREIQRTMLELLNQLDGFDSRGDVKVIMATNRIETLDPALIRPGRIDRKIEFPLPDEKTKKRIFQIHTSRMTLADDVTLDDLIMAKDDLSGADIKAICTEAGLMALRERRMKVTNEDFKKSKENVLYKKQEGTPEGLYL, from the exons ATG ggTCAAAGTCAGAGTGGTGGTCATGGTCCTGGAGGTGGCAAGAAGGATGACAAG gacaagaaaaagaaatatgaaccTCCCGTGCCAACTCGagtggggaaaaagaagaagaaaacaaagggaccAGATGCTGCTAGCAAACTGCCACTGG tgACACCTCACACTCAGTGCCGGTTAAAATTATTGAAGTTAGAGAGAATTAAAGACTATCTTCTCATGGAGGAAGAATTCATTAGAAATCAGGAACAAATGAAGCCTTTAGAGGAAAAGCAAGAG GAGGAAAGATCAAAGGTGGATGACCTGAGAGGGACCCCAATGTCGGTAGGGACCTTGGAAGAGATCATTGATGACAATCACGCCATCGTGTCTACATCTGTGGGCTCAGAACACTACGTCAGCATTCTTTCATTTGTAGACAAGGATCTGCTGGAACCGGGCTGCTCCGTGCTGCTCAACCACAAG GTGCATGCTGTGATAGGGGTGCTGATGGATGACACGGATCCCCTGGTCACAGTGATGAAGGTGGAAAAGGCCCCTCAGGAGACCTATGCTGATATTGGAGGGTTGGACAACCAAATTCAGGAAATTAAG GAATCTGTGGAGCTTCCCCTCACTCATCCTGAATATTACGAAGAGATGGGTATAAAGCCCCCTAAGGGGGTCATTCTCTATGGTCCACCTGGCACAG GTAAAACCTTATTAGCCAAAGCAGTAGCAAACCAAACCTCAGCCACCTTCTTGAGAGTGGTTGGCTCTGAACTTATTCAGAAGTACCTAGGCGATGGGCCCAAACTTGTTCGGGAATTGTTTCGAGTTGCTGAAGAACATGCACCATCCATCGTGTTTATTGATGAAATTGATGCCATTGGGACAAAAAG gTATGACTCAAAttctggtggggagagagaaattcaGCGAACGATGTTAGAACTGTTGAACCAGTTGGATGGATTTGATTCAAGGGGAGACGTGAAAGTTATCATGGCCACAAACCGAATAGAAACTTTGGACCCAGCACTTATCAGACCAG GCCGCATTGACAGGAAGATCGAGTTCCCCCTGCCTGATGAGAAGACCAAGAAGCGCATCTTTCAGATCCACACCAGCAGGATGACGCTGGCTGACGACGTTACCCTGGACGACTTGATCATGGCTAAAGACGACCTGTCCGGTGCCGACATCAAG GCAATCTGTACAGAAGCTGGTCTGATGGCCTTGAGAGAACGCAGAATGAAAGTAACAAATGAAGACTtcaaaaaatctaaagaaaatgtcCTTTATAAGAAGCAGGAAGGCACCCCTGAGGGGCTGTATCTCTAG
- the PSMC1 gene encoding 26S proteasome regulatory subunit 4 isoform X2 has translation MEEEFIRNQEQMKPLEEKQEEERSKVDDLRGTPMSVGTLEEIIDDNHAIVSTSVGSEHYVSILSFVDKDLLEPGCSVLLNHKVHAVIGVLMDDTDPLVTVMKVEKAPQETYADIGGLDNQIQEIKESVELPLTHPEYYEEMGIKPPKGVILYGPPGTGKTLLAKAVANQTSATFLRVVGSELIQKYLGDGPKLVRELFRVAEEHAPSIVFIDEIDAIGTKRYDSNSGGEREIQRTMLELLNQLDGFDSRGDVKVIMATNRIETLDPALIRPGRIDRKIEFPLPDEKTKKRIFQIHTSRMTLADDVTLDDLIMAKDDLSGADIKAICTEAGLMALRERRMKVTNEDFKKSKENVLYKKQEGTPEGLYL, from the exons ATGGAGGAAGAATTCATTAGAAATCAGGAACAAATGAAGCCTTTAGAGGAAAAGCAAGAG GAGGAAAGATCAAAGGTGGATGACCTGAGAGGGACCCCAATGTCGGTAGGGACCTTGGAAGAGATCATTGATGACAATCACGCCATCGTGTCTACATCTGTGGGCTCAGAACACTACGTCAGCATTCTTTCATTTGTAGACAAGGATCTGCTGGAACCGGGCTGCTCCGTGCTGCTCAACCACAAG GTGCATGCTGTGATAGGGGTGCTGATGGATGACACGGATCCCCTGGTCACAGTGATGAAGGTGGAAAAGGCCCCTCAGGAGACCTATGCTGATATTGGAGGGTTGGACAACCAAATTCAGGAAATTAAG GAATCTGTGGAGCTTCCCCTCACTCATCCTGAATATTACGAAGAGATGGGTATAAAGCCCCCTAAGGGGGTCATTCTCTATGGTCCACCTGGCACAG GTAAAACCTTATTAGCCAAAGCAGTAGCAAACCAAACCTCAGCCACCTTCTTGAGAGTGGTTGGCTCTGAACTTATTCAGAAGTACCTAGGCGATGGGCCCAAACTTGTTCGGGAATTGTTTCGAGTTGCTGAAGAACATGCACCATCCATCGTGTTTATTGATGAAATTGATGCCATTGGGACAAAAAG gTATGACTCAAAttctggtggggagagagaaattcaGCGAACGATGTTAGAACTGTTGAACCAGTTGGATGGATTTGATTCAAGGGGAGACGTGAAAGTTATCATGGCCACAAACCGAATAGAAACTTTGGACCCAGCACTTATCAGACCAG GCCGCATTGACAGGAAGATCGAGTTCCCCCTGCCTGATGAGAAGACCAAGAAGCGCATCTTTCAGATCCACACCAGCAGGATGACGCTGGCTGACGACGTTACCCTGGACGACTTGATCATGGCTAAAGACGACCTGTCCGGTGCCGACATCAAG GCAATCTGTACAGAAGCTGGTCTGATGGCCTTGAGAGAACGCAGAATGAAAGTAACAAATGAAGACTtcaaaaaatctaaagaaaatgtcCTTTATAAGAAGCAGGAAGGCACCCCTGAGGGGCTGTATCTCTAG